A single region of the Candidatus Eisenbacteria bacterium genome encodes:
- a CDS encoding sigma-70 family RNA polymerase sigma factor — translation MFEDDEAGAVARSLAGDRRAYGEIVDRYQRVLFNVAFRMVSHHEDAQDIVQAAFVKAYEKLHTYDPRRKFFSWIYRITVNECLNHLARRRRGDHDASWTEAAGPSQEDDLDRKQTERMIGAALLELPADHRGVIILRHFIHLSHHEMSRILEVPEKTVKSRLHTARKLLGQVLQRQGVTLA, via the coding sequence ATGTTCGAAGACGACGAGGCCGGGGCGGTCGCACGGAGCCTGGCCGGGGATCGCCGGGCCTACGGCGAGATCGTGGACCGGTACCAGCGGGTGCTCTTCAACGTGGCGTTCCGGATGGTGAGCCACCACGAGGACGCCCAGGACATCGTGCAGGCGGCGTTCGTGAAGGCGTACGAGAAGCTCCACACGTACGACCCCCGTCGCAAGTTCTTCAGCTGGATCTACCGGATCACCGTGAACGAGTGCCTCAACCATCTGGCGAGGCGCCGTCGGGGAGACCATGACGCGAGCTGGACGGAAGCCGCGGGACCGAGCCAGGAGGATGATCTGGACCGGAAGCAGACGGAACGGATGATCGGGGCCGCGCTCCTCGAGCTCCCGGCGGACCACCGCGGGGTCATCATCCTCCGGCACTTCATCCACCTCTCGCACCACGAGATGTCCCGGATCCTCGAAGTCCCGGAAAAGACGGTCAAATCGCGCCTTCACACCGCCCGGAAGCTCCTCGGACAGGTACTGCAGCGACAGGGGGTCACGCTCGCATGA
- a CDS encoding STAS domain-containing protein, with amino-acid sequence MMLEVRIMEGGTVHLLGRFDASQAAAARQALSGVDRSVTFDLSELEYISSAGLGVLIEVYKRLHGKGQTMRLVKLRPNVKAVFGFAGLEKVLTIE; translated from the coding sequence ATGATGCTGGAAGTTCGGATCATGGAAGGAGGGACGGTCCATCTCCTCGGGAGGTTCGACGCGTCGCAAGCGGCCGCGGCGCGCCAGGCGCTCTCCGGGGTGGACCGGTCGGTGACGTTCGATCTCTCCGAGCTGGAGTACATCTCGAGCGCGGGTCTCGGCGTGCTGATCGAGGTGTACAAGCGCCTCCACGGCAAGGGCCAGACCATGCGGCTCGTGAAGCTCCGGCCCAACGTGAAGGCCGTGTTCGGCTTCGCGGGCCTCGAGAAGGTCCTGACGATCGAGTGA
- a CDS encoding ATP-binding protein has translation MPKRVGQKEPGFTTRTREGHSEPGSPGGTPETLRTERRYRRDIASLQDMFAFVSEFLAARGVPTSNAFALELILEELFTNVLKYRKGGDDSVEVRLGLDGDRIVLSFVEFQVEPFDITKIPEPDLTGPAHERRAGGMGIHLVKKLSDRVSYEHKDGVSVTTITKGVER, from the coding sequence GTGCCGAAGAGGGTAGGGCAAAAGGAGCCGGGTTTCACCACCCGCACGCGGGAGGGGCATTCCGAGCCGGGCTCCCCCGGGGGAACGCCGGAGACGCTCCGGACCGAGCGGCGATACCGCAGAGACATCGCCTCGCTCCAGGACATGTTCGCCTTCGTCTCCGAATTCCTCGCCGCCCGAGGCGTGCCGACTTCGAACGCGTTCGCGTTGGAGCTGATCCTGGAAGAGCTGTTCACGAACGTCCTGAAGTATCGCAAGGGCGGAGACGATTCGGTGGAGGTCCGGCTGGGTCTCGACGGCGACCGGATCGTCCTATCGTTCGTGGAATTCCAGGTGGAGCCGTTCGACATCACGAAGATCCCGGAACCGGACCTGACGGGTCCCGCGCACGAGCGGCGCGCCGGAGGAATGGGCATCCACCTGGTCAAGAAGCTGTCCGATCGCGTGTCGTACGAGCACAAGGACGGCGTGAGCGTCACCACCATCACCAAGGGCGTGGAACGATGA